The Loxodonta africana isolate mLoxAfr1 chromosome 1, mLoxAfr1.hap2, whole genome shotgun sequence genomic sequence AATTCCTTCTTTGGCAATCCCTCTCACCTGTACCCACACACACCTGCATCTGCCTCTTAGAAGGCAGCTGGATGATGGCTGTCCCATTCACCTTCCGCAGCAGCACACCACACGTCCCTGGGGAAGAAGCAGCTTTGGCCCCCTCCGTAaaagaggaggaggtgggggGATTTACATGGGGTCTCTACCCCATACCCTGCTCTTGCCCTGCGCTTTAGGGGTAGGTATGCTGAAGCTGGATGCATGCAATGATTTAGGTCAAAACATAAGCATATTAAACATATATTCATCCCCATTTTActtgtcttttccttctttctctttgcaGTGGACCACAGGTAGGCCCATAGGTTCAGAGAATTGTAACCTCCGGTACCCCTTACCCTTCCAAAGTGTAGAGCCCCAAACAGCTCCTTGTGCCGTACCTGCAGCTCTGATATACTGGGCCCCCCGGCCTGGCTCACTCTCCACGTTGTTAATGAGGGTACCCACAGGCAGGGCTCCAAGAGGACGTGCATCCCCTTCCCGAGCAGCAACTACAAGACAGAATTTCATCAGCACTAGATGCTCACAGCTCCCCTGCCCACATGAATCTGACAACCATCCCTCACCTGCCATTCGGCTTATGTGGTCAGAGTTGAGGATTACATCTCCAGCCTTCATGTTTTCTGTGGCAATGATCCAGCGTTTCCGGCTGCCCCCAGCAACCAGAGCTATGTGTGCTGACCTGTTCAGGGTGAGGGACAGGTAAGGAGGCCATCTAGGCAGGCTCATGTCTTCTGAGAAACCACGGAGCAGTCATTCAGACACACCATATCGCCCCACATTCCAAACTTGCCTACAGGGATCATAGCGGACAACAATGACCTTCTCCTCAAAAGGTCCTGACTTGGTTTCCTGCTCGGGCCGGAACCGCAGAAAGTCTATCATTCGATAACGCTGCTTGTGGCCTCCGCCGATGCCATGCACTCGGATGTGGCCTGTGGTCAGGACAGTGTGAGGACGTGATCAAGGTCAAACTAACTTCACTCCCAGCACAGAGAACAAGCAGTGATTCCCAACATTAGGGCACAAgtagaaaatgataaaaattttcaCAGCATAGCAGCATAAGGCAAGTGGCAGAGCATCTACACGAAGTTtggaaaaacacagaataatgtAATTATAATGAAGGAAATAAGAAAAGTGAAAATGTAAAGTGTTAGGGAAGATACTAAATATTGAAACTGAataaaacttccaaaaaaaactCTTCAAATTACTGAATTCAGTAGTTTACTGAGAAAGCCATGTAAGCAGTGCTAAATTTCAACTGTAAACTTTCAAATGGTGTAAAGAAAAACATCATGGCATTTCCTGTGTATGGCCAGTTTTCTTCAGTTGCCTAGATTCTCTTTAGAAGCACAAACCTCGTTGTCTATTGCTTTGTACACCACGCTCTGGTTCCTACACACATACTACATACAGAAGGAGCCCAGTAAATGCTTTTTAATTACATTCCTCTGTCTCACAAAGTGTAGATATACAGGGCTGGGGTTCTACTGTTTTTCCCCTTTACTGCTTAATGCCCTATGACCTCACTCCCACCTGTGTGGTCTCGGCCCCCAGACTTCTTCATCTTCACTGGTGTAATGGTGTACTTGGTATGACTCTTCCAGGACACAAACTTGGCATTCAGGGCCGCAAAGGTAAGGACTGGGCGGCAGGGAAGCAACACTGAGGCAGAGAGTGACTGGAGGAAGGCATTGCTTATCACCTAGGGATAAACAGAAATCTCTTTCATTTGGAAAGCTAGTTGAAGGAGCAGAATCAGAGACCAAGAGAGAAAATGCAGACCAATTTTAGCTTGTAGCTCACTTCCTTTTGGAAGTGCCCCAGATCAGCTGTCCAAAAACTCCACCCTTCACAGTTTGCACACATACCAGTGCAGAATGCTTATCCAGGTGTACATGTGTTGATGTGTTGGCACTGTTATTAttagatgcctttgagtcaattctgactcatagctaccctatgcacaacagaacgaaacactgccaggtcctgggccatcctcgcaatcgttgctatgcttgagcccaccattgcagccactgtatcagtccatctcattgagggtcttcctcttttttgctgacctgctATTTGATTACCTCCCCTCATTTAATCTCTCCTCTGAATTATTTCTTCAATGCAGTGTTCTCCCATTGGGGCATCTTCTTCCAAATTTGGCTAGAAACTCTCCTCCTGGAAGCTTTTCTTTCCCTGAACAACTCCATTCCCCAGAGCCGCTGACTTCCACATGTCCAGGTaccataccaccaccaccaccaccaatgccCTTTGTCCATCTGCATTGTTTCTGGGAGTTTTCACATAAGAATGGAACGGAAGGATCATTTCTGCTTGTTCCCTGCTGTATTCCCGGGATTTCACAGAAtaggttggtttggttttgaatttcgCATATACATCTGCCAAACTCTCCCACCAGCCCAAGGACTTCAGATGAGCAAGACCTACAACTACTCTTTCCTGTGACTTACAGAGGCCCGGCACATATTCACTCAGCTCATTCCCTCCACCCACTAGGGAGCTCATGATACCTTCACCTGAGGTCCCCGTTCTTGGTATCTGGCCCTACATTCTCTCATCTCAGCAATAACTCATCCTCGTAGGTAGTATATCATAATGGTTAAGAGTCCAGACTCTTAATTCACTCTGCCTAGCTCCACTACTGGCGTGTGTGACCTTGGATTGCCTatcagttttctcaactgtaaaatgggaaagaTAATAACTACTTTATAGAGTAGGTGAGAGGAGTTCATTTATTTAAAGCTGCAATTACGTACGCCTGGcttatagtaggcactcagtaagttAGTTATTATTGAAGCCTGTGATCTGCAAAGCACTTTCGCCTCCACTATGTCGTCTGAGAACTCGGGGCCCTAAGAAGTATCACCGTCTTACAGAGGATAAAGCTGAGGCTAAGAGTGACTCCTGACCAGACTCGCATCCCCTGCTGCCCATCCGTTGCTTCCCCTCCCCGGCGGCCCGAACGGAAACTCGTTTCGCTGTGAGGCGAATTACCTGGGCGGCGGGGAGTAGGTTCTGCGCGGCGGCGGAGACGGCCGGGGGCGCCAGGCTTAGGGAGCCCAGAGTGCGGGTCAGCGCCTGTAAGGCCATTGGGGAGGTGAGGTTCGGGGGGGCTCGGCACACCACCCTTACCTTTAGCCCGGTCGCCTGGCGCACCCGGATGACGCTAACTGCTCCCGCTGCCGTCACTCCCTAATGACGTGAAAGAGGCGTGaaagagacacacacaaactGTAAGCACACCTCCTTTTCTCGCGGCGCGTGGTCAGAGCCAATCCCCGGGCGGCTCTGAGGTAGCGTGATTGGGAATAGGCCCCGCCCCTGCGAGCCGTCAAAACAATTGCCTCGAGCGGCAGCCATGATGGATTTAAAGGGGCAGTATTGGCAAGGGCTGCAGCCAGACCGAGAGACTGCTGGTGAGTCTTTGAGGGTACTTCTGGGGCTGAGGGTCGGAGGTCCCACCACGTCTTACTCCCGCACTCTCGGACAGGTGAACAAACCCCCTCCGACCGCCCTTACATGACTAGAAACGGACTCAAAAACTCCGCCCTCCGCTGTTCTTCCCCCGCCCCTCGGCATCCAGAAAGACAGACGGCCTGCCCCGCCCCCCCGCGACCGACTGACTCACTGACCTCGGGACAGTCCGCCGCTGGGTCCCCGCCCGTGACGCCAGTCTTGAGGTCCATTAgcacctcctcctccccgccccctgccCACTTCACCCAACCCGCACCTTGGGCCCTCTGGGCAGGTCGACAGCCTGGGGCACTCCTCAACCCCATTCCCAGTCCCGGAAGAGCAATTCCCAGTGCCGCGTTTCCCTGTGACCCCGCAGCCGCTTAGCAGACCTGCCATTTTTCCCTACATCATCAGGGGTTTGGGAGGCACCCTAAGGTGACTCTTCTCAGAGCCTGTTAATAGGTGGTCGTGACAGAGAGCAGGGAGTTACCCCAACTTGGCCTCGGGGAAACAAAGCCATGAAAGTGACTGGGCTGGGAGTGACCAGGTCTTCCTCCTCATTCTTTCTCAGACACGCGCCTGGCCTTAGGTCTACTGATCAAGTCCCTCACTCCATTCTTGGGAGAAATTAGTCCCCTAGGCCTGGGGTGGAACGCTGGTTTGGGGAAAGCGGAGGGACGTACATTGGTTGTGTTTGAAAACTTGTAGGCAAGGGGAGGGAGGGTATTTGTCTTGGGTGGGGCTCTGAGCCTCCAAGGTCGtcggggtggctgtgagttggtgAGAGGGGGTGGGAACGCTGGACTCCTGGACTTTGCGCAGGGCAGATACTTGGCTGCTGAGCAGAGTTTCTTCCGGGCTCAGGCCTGAGCCCCGCCTCCGAAGCCAAGGAAGGGCTCTGCTCTGTATACAGGTAAGAGGATTTCAAAGGTGAGAAACAAGACCCTTTTGAGGAAGTGGGAAGCCAGCCTGAGACCCTGGGGATGAGAAGTATGGGTTGAAGACTAGTGGGGAAAGATGCAAGACTGACTCGCTTTAGAGATGCTGGGTTTAGCTCTGTGGATAACTAAGCCTGAAGACCTTGACCCTTCTGGGGCCCTCTCACGTGGGTCCTGTGATGAaggctcctactttgttcttttccctCTCTTCCCTGACTTAACTTTGAAATACATTCCTTTCCTTTTTTGAAAGCTCTGCACTGTTTTCTGCATATCTCCTTTTTACTGTAACAGTTGTTCCCGTTGTTACTGGGTGCTGTCAGgtttgttccgactcatggtgatctgtgacagtagaagtgccccataggattttcttgactgtaatctttacagaagcagatcgccaggtctttctcttgtgaaGCCTTCGGAGTATTCCactctttttggttagcagcgcttaacctttgtgccatcaaggctctGTGTTCCTTTTGTAACTCTCCCTAAACACTTTTTCTGATTCCCGCAAGTGCTGTCTTTTGCCCCctgattcctttttttctttctacctccctTTCTGCTCTATTGCTAAGTCCTAAATCCCTGTGGTAGTTTTAAGCACTTTTGTTCTTTCCTAGTCTTTTTTCTCCAAAACTCAGTTTCTCTCCCTCCGCACTTGCCCACATTCTTAGATTTGTGTATAGTGTTGTAGGCTCCCTCCCCACTGGTCTGTCTCTCCCCAGCCAAGCCATGGGTTACCCATACACTctcttgttccttctcttggatCCTCACCACCCTCAAACCATAGaactcagccttttttttttttttttccttgctgcagCTGAGTTTTCTTGTTTCTTCCTAGCCCTGGTGAGGTCCCTTGGCCAGGATGTCGGGCCTGGTGTTAGGGCAGCGGGATGAGCCTGCAGGGCACCGGCTGAGCCAGGAGGAGATACTGGGGAGCACTCGGTTGGTGAGCCAGGGGCTGGAGGCCCTACACAATGAACACCAGGCTGTGCTGCAAAGTCTGTCCCACACCATCGAGTGTCTGCAGCAGGGAGGCCACGAGGAAGGGTTGGTGCATGAGAAGGCCAGGCAGCTGCGTCGTTCCATGGAAAACATCGAGCTGGGGCTGAGTGAGGCCCAGGtaagatggtggaggtggtgccAGATGGACCAGGGTGAATGGAGGAGCAGATGTCAGACTAGAGCCTTGATTGGACTTGGGACCACATGGGATCCCTTTGTCCTAGatgcatgcattcattcattcatttagtaaatatttattttttttatgcgcCAGGCACTCTTTTGGGTACTTAAGCTACGTCAGTGAACACAGTCAAAACTCTTGTGCTGtcttggagcttacattctagctgggggggtggggcggggggacaGACGATAtgcaaataaataagcaaatgaatCAGTATGTCAGAGGGCTAAGTGCTAAGGATAAAGATAAAGCAGTATAGGGGCTTATGGTGTATGCAGAGAAGACacaattttgattaaaaaaaaaaaacaaacctgtgccattgagtcaattatgactcatagggacactacaggacaaagtaaaactaccccatgggttttccaaggctgtaaatctttacgggagcacactgccatatcttttcttccttggagcggctggtgattAGCAACTGAGATTTTAAACATCGTGCCACCAGAGCTTTTTAATTTTAGATAGAGTAGTCAAACAAGTCTCCCTAAGAAAGTACATTTGAACAGAAATTCAAAGGTGAGGGAGTGAATTGTGCAATAACTAGGGGAAGAACGTCTTAAGCAAagagaacagcatgtgcaaaggccctgaactGGAATCTGGTGAGTTCAAGGACCAGTGAGGAGCCAGTGTAGCTGAATGAATTTTTGAGAGGTGATGGGGTTAAAGGAGAAGGGGACAGATCGCGCAGAACTTGTGGGCCATCATAAAGGCTATGCTTTTACTTTGGATGAGATAGACACTCTTGAGatgttttgagcagaggagtgatgtGGTCTGACATGACATTTTACAAGGATTCATCTGGCTGCTGGTTTAACTCTAGGGGATCAAGGGCAGAAATGGAGACCAGTGAGGAGGCTGTTGTAGTAACCTGAGTGGGAAATGATGGTGGCTAAGGCCAGGGTGGTGGTAGTGTAGGTGGTGAGAAGTTGGATTCAGAGTACATGCTGAAGGTAGAGCCATTGCTACCCACCCCAGCATGGTCTGCACCCCCTGGGTCCTCTGTGTCCCTGCCAGTCTTGCCACCTCCCAACAGTCTTTGCCACCTATCCCTGAATGCTCCCATCCAGAGTCTGGAGCTCACAGGATGTGCCCCCCTAGGTGATGCTGGCTCTAGCCAACCACCTGAGCACAGTAGAGTCGGAGAAACAGAAGCTGCGTGCTCAGGTGCGGCGGCTGTGCCAGGAAAACCAGTGGCTGCGGGACGAGCTGGCAGGCACTCAGCAGCGGCTGCAGCGCAGTGAACAGGCTGTGGCTCAgctggaggaggagaagaagcacCTGGAGTTCCTGGGGCAGCTGCGGCAGTATGATGAGGATGGGCACAGCACGGTGAGTAGCAAGGTTGGTTGAGGGCAGGTGTCACCACAAATGGGGCAATTAACCTCTCATCCATGGGCTCAACAGTTCTGCCTGACCTGCCCCCATCTGGCAGAATTCTTTTTTCAAGCCTGACAACTCCAGGTGACAGCAAGAGGGAAACAGTGTTTGCTCATTCAACCAACATTTTAAATGGCAGAcacactgaaagtgaagagatgaTGTGTGTAAGACACAGACCGGTGAAGCTGGCCAGGAGGGCTAGACACGGAGAAGTACCTGAATGATTCCAGCCCAGAATCCTAAGTGCTACAATGAGAGCAGGCATAGCCTAGATGAGCAAGAAAGTTTGTTCTCGAAACATGGAAAATTCAACCTTCGCTCAGCAGGCATTTACGTACCTCTGTGCCGTGTGCAATGTGAGAAGGTGTATGTAGGGGAGACATAAGGGTCTATAAAAGAGAGTTTCTGCCTTCCTGAG encodes the following:
- the MRPL2 gene encoding large ribosomal subunit protein uL2m isoform X2 yields the protein MALQALTRTLGSLSLAPPAVSAAAQNLLPAAQVISNAFLQSLSASVLLPCRPVLTFAALNAKFVSWKSHTKYTITPVKMKKSGGRDHTGHIRVHGIGGGHKQRYRMIDFLRFRPEQETKSGPFEEKVIVVRYDPCRSAHIALVAGGSRKRWIIATENMKAGDVILNSDHISRMAVAAREGDARPLGALPVGTLINNVESEPGRGAQYIRAAGAGNVHGNSGPSIQR
- the MRPL2 gene encoding large ribosomal subunit protein uL2m isoform X1, which produces MALQALTRTLGSLSLAPPAVSAAAQNLLPAAQVISNAFLQSLSASVLLPCRPVLTFAALNAKFVSWKSHTKYTITPVKMKKSGGRDHTGHIRVHGIGGGHKQRYRMIDFLRFRPEQETKSGPFEEKVIVVRYDPCRSAHIALVAGGSRKRWIIATENMKAGDVILNSDHISRMAVAAREGDARPLGALPVGTLINNVESEPGRGAQYIRAAGTCGVLLRKVNGTAIIQLPSKRQMQVLETCMATVGRVSNVDHNKRVIGKAGRNRWLGKRPSSGLWHRKGGWAGRKIRPLPPMKSYVKLPSAAAQS